Within Candidatus Taylorbacteria bacterium, the genomic segment CGCACAGTTTTTGGAGTATGTTATTAAAGCGCTAGTCGACAATCCGAATGATGTCAAGATTACTCGAACAGTTGACGAGATGGGAGTGTTGCTCACACTCGGAGTCAGTTCTGCTGACATGGGCAAGATTATCGGACGAATGGGCAACACCGCCAAGGCAATCCGCACGCTCCTTAGAGTTGTCGGAATGAAGAATAACGCGCGAGTGAACCTAAAAATTAACGAACCCGAGGGAGCCCCGCCTCGCCCTATGCGAACGGACAAGACGATTGATGAGTCGCTCGATGATTTGAAGATTTGAGACAGCTTCTAGCTGTTAGCTACTAGCTTTTAGCTTTCGGAATAGATAGGAACAAAAAGCCGTCCGCCTTAGGCGGACGGCTTTTGTGTTGACAACCGGCAAATTTCTATTAAGGTAAATAGTGGCTCAACACGAACAAATAAAAAAAAATATGAACATCATCATTCACGGCTCAACAGGTCGCATGGGGCGGGCATTGCTTGCTTGCAGTGCAAACTATTCAGACATCGCGGTCGTAGGCGAGATTCATCGAAATTCAATCAACGAGAATTGGAGTCAATACGAAGAGAATTGCATTTTGAGGGCAGATGTTGTGGTTGACTTCAGCATACCTGCGGCTACGCCGGTAATCTCGGAGATATGCGCGAGTTATAAAAAGGCGATTGTCATCGGAACGACGGGTCACAACAGGGATCAGCTCCAATACATTAAACGTCATGCGAATTTCATCCCAATCGTCATGGCATCCAACTTCTCGATTGGCGTCAACGTTTTGTTTGTTCTTGTGAGGGAGGCGGCAAAAATTCTGGGACCGGGATTTGACCTTGAAATCATCGAGATGCATCACCGGTTCAAGAAGGATGCCCCAAGTGGCACGGCTAAAACGTTGACCGAAATACTGAAAGATGTGCGCGATCGGCAAATTGCTAAGAGCACTGACCTAAGACAGTTTGGAACGTCCACACAGACAAGAAATGGTCGCGAGGGAATTACTGGTGAACGTCCGAGAAATGAAATCGGAATTCATTCTGTCCGAGGGGGTGATGTTGTCGGTGACCATACGGTCATTTTTGCGGGAGATGGTGAACGTGTCGAACTAACGCACAAGGCCTCGAGCCGTGACGCGTTCGCCAACGGTGCCCTGCTGGCCGCAGAGTGGGTCGTTCATCAAAAGCCTGGCTTCTACGACATGCAGGACGTGCTTGGGCTACCGAAGTAGTCTTATACACATCTCTGCATAGGTATGACCGCGCACTAGAAGTCGCGGTTTTTTTATGCGCTTTTGACACTGACTGCTCAAGGAGTATACTTCAAAGTTAGTACAACCAGAAAGAGAGGAGGAAAAACCGTGAATGAAGTTATGTCCTGTGCATTAGAGTTGCCATTTGGGCTCAAGATTACCTGCAAGAAATGCAAGAAGGTGCATCCAAAAAACGACAAATGCATTGTGGTCGCAGTATCAATTATGGGTCGATCATTTGTAGTTGCGGGAGAGCAAATGGCCAAGTGCGATTGTGGAAATCGCTTGCCAACCTTTATGCACTTTCCTACTGTGGAAGAGGCGAAGGAGCTTTGCGCACGCATCGAAGCTCGACTGAAGGACGAAAGCGGGGGGACGGTTGATTTCGTCGAGTTTATCGCGGTTCCCCAGCTAAAGCTTTTCCCGGTCTTCTCACAAAATTAACTGGCATCTCGCCAAAAACACAAATCCGTGGTATCGTAGAGCCACGGTTTTTTTTATCTCTCATTTTCATTGTTTTTCCTGTACTATCATTTATCCACTATTAACGATCCCCGATGACCTTTCATGTAATCACCCTATTTCCAAAAACATTCGACTCTTATTTAGGGGAGTCTATTTTGAAGCGAGCGATTGAGGATAAGAAGATAAAAATTGAATTTTATAATCCGCGCGACTTCGTGATTAAACCAAAAGGAAGGAAGCTCACCTATTCGGAAAAAAGAGTTGATGGCAGGCCATACGGCGGTGGCCCGGGGATGGTTATAGAAGCCCTACCAGTCATACGGGCCGTGGAAAGCGCAAAGGTAAAGGTAAAAAATAAGAGTCTGAAGATACTTTGGCTAAGCCCGTCGGGAAAACAGTTTACGACCGAGTACGCAAAAAAAACTGCTCAAAAATATGAGCATGTGATTATCATTTGTGGGCGATATGAGGGAATTGACGCACGCGTAAAAAAAATATGCAAAGTTGAAGAAGTATCAGTCGGCCCATTTGTTCTTACCGGAGGAGAATTGCCCGCGATGCTCATTATTGATGTGATGGCTAGGCAGATAGAGGGAGTCTTGGGAAATTTTAGCTCTCTCGAAGAATCGCGAGTTTCGAGTTCTCTCGCATATACAAGGCCTGAAGTTCTCGTCTATAAAAAGAAAAAATATCGAGTGCCCAAAATACTTCTTTCAGGTCATCGGGCAAAAATTGAAGAGTGGAGACTTAATCAAAAATCTTGACAAGATAATCGTCGAGCTCGCGCTGGTCCAAATCATAAAAATTCTTGTGGTCCCTGTTTAAATCGTGGGCGAGATCTTTTCCGACAAACCTAAAGTGCCAGGGTTCGAACTGATAGTACGAATTGCCTTTCGGGTACGAAAGTATGAAACCGTATTTATAAGCGTTGCGCGTGAGCCATTCATACTCGGGAGTATTTTCAAAGGCAACCGTTAGCGCCCCGTTCATCGCCGGAGTGATAAAGTCTACGGCAGTTCCCAGCTGATGCTCGGAGTACCCTTGGTCGGCTGAAAACTGATTAGCCGAGCCTGCTCCGTAAATTACCGAATAACTTGACTTCAGATTGGCCTGTATGCCGAAAGACCGATAAGCAGAAATAATCTGTAGCGTCACCCTGTCATTTTCGGCTTCGTCTAAGAGGTCGTCAAGATAGTCTGACACATTATCCAGAATCTCCTGGGGCTTATTTTTATCGAAGAGATATCTTGAATCTATAGATACAAGTTTTGGTGGCGCGTAATTCTCGTTCAGAAAATACACCTTGGAGTATTTTTTTAACAGCTCCGGATCCGTTTCGGTTAATTTTTTCAGCGTAGAAACCGTTCTTGATATTTTTTTGTTCGCGCTTTTAAGCGAATTATTTAAGTCCTGCTCTTCAACCAACCTCTCTTGAAGCCCATCTTTCTCGATTTTCATATTGGAGAAATTATCTTCCACGCCTTTAAGCGTGGTTTCGAGTTCGGCAATTTTAGATTGAGAAAGCAGGTACTGCTTGTGAAGCGAAGCGTAGAGATACATGCCGTACACGCAGACCGCTACGACAATCACCGCGTACAAAAGATGTTTTTTTGACGGCTTTTTCGGCAAATGAGGCAA encodes:
- a CDS encoding KH domain-containing protein, producing the protein MEQDAQFLEYVIKALVDNPNDVKITRTVDEMGVLLTLGVSSADMGKIIGRMGNTAKAIRTLLRVVGMKNNARVNLKINEPEGAPPRPMRTDKTIDESLDDLKI
- the dapB gene encoding 4-hydroxy-tetrahydrodipicolinate reductase encodes the protein MNIIIHGSTGRMGRALLACSANYSDIAVVGEIHRNSINENWSQYEENCILRADVVVDFSIPAATPVISEICASYKKAIVIGTTGHNRDQLQYIKRHANFIPIVMASNFSIGVNVLFVLVREAAKILGPGFDLEIIEMHHRFKKDAPSGTAKTLTEILKDVRDRQIAKSTDLRQFGTSTQTRNGREGITGERPRNEIGIHSVRGGDVVGDHTVIFAGDGERVELTHKASSRDAFANGALLAAEWVVHQKPGFYDMQDVLGLPK
- the trmD gene encoding tRNA (guanosine(37)-N1)-methyltransferase TrmD produces the protein MTFHVITLFPKTFDSYLGESILKRAIEDKKIKIEFYNPRDFVIKPKGRKLTYSEKRVDGRPYGGGPGMVIEALPVIRAVESAKVKVKNKSLKILWLSPSGKQFTTEYAKKTAQKYEHVIIICGRYEGIDARVKKICKVEEVSVGPFVLTGGELPAMLIIDVMARQIEGVLGNFSSLEESRVSSSLAYTRPEVLVYKKKKYRVPKILLSGHRAKIEEWRLNQKS
- a CDS encoding M15 family metallopeptidase → MKELLPHLPKKPSKKHLLYAVIVVAVCVYGMYLYASLHKQYLLSQSKIAELETTLKGVEDNFSNMKIEKDGLQERLVEEQDLNNSLKSANKKISRTVSTLKKLTETDPELLKKYSKVYFLNENYAPPKLVSIDSRYLFDKNKPQEILDNVSDYLDDLLDEAENDRVTLQIISAYRSFGIQANLKSSYSVIYGAGSANQFSADQGYSEHQLGTAVDFITPAMNGALTVAFENTPEYEWLTRNAYKYGFILSYPKGNSYYQFEPWHFRFVGKDLAHDLNRDHKNFYDLDQRELDDYLVKIFD